Sequence from the Parus major isolate Abel chromosome 1, Parus_major1.1, whole genome shotgun sequence genome:
TCCCCTGGTGCTCCTGGAATGAAGCCATATGCTAATTTCTCCAGAATGTAGTAACTGCACCAAAGCCATTCTGGAAGGTAAGACAGACCCACACATTCACCAGTTTTCATCAGTGCAGATAAGAGGAGTCAGAAAGACCAGctgattttctgtgttcctgctcctccagctctgggctggcagcagatCAAGGCTCCTGCATGTGCCAAGCAGCCACCAGGACCTCCATCAGCATGACTGCAGCACGCCTGCCAGGGCAGGAAAGAGCCAAAGTCCATCCTTTGCCTTCTGTATGTCCCATCTCCCTGCTCACATGGCTTCTGACAGGTGGTGGGGTAGCAAGTGGCCACTGCCCTGTCTCCATACCTGGGCaatcctctccttcctcagggcagccctcagcagcaccaggaatttGATGGTTCAACTTTTGATCTTTGCTCCATCCATCCttgcagctggacacagcacaggaacaaacaaTGCTATGAATTATGGTGTGTACTGCTACATTAAATTATATCACTCTTATAACTAGAGGAGGGGATATTTTTCCCTCAACAAGTGTATCTGTTCTCCAGCTTTTGCTCACAGGCAATCTCCACAATATTGCTACAgtaaattttcagcttttaacaGTGTCTGCTCTCCACAAATGTTCTTTGcactataaaaataattggCTCCTAAAGACAGGACAAGGAACAATAAAGGAGAGTTAACAATTTGGTCCCTGTGGCTTTGGGATTTACCTTGACTAgtgcttttaatatttcattatgatgattatttttacatttacttattaaaatgctattttctaaAAGAATGACTGTGGGAGAACATTAGCTCCAAGGTAATAGTGCACACTTTATAGCACCCAGCCCTTAACTCTCACCAGGGAGAGCTTTGCAGTGCCTTGGGAAGGTAAGTATGGTGAGCATAACTGGATCAAATGATTGCTCAAGCACTCCCACAGGGCCCCACAAAAGATGGATTAAACCCACTGCTCTCCTTTTATCCATCAGGTTAAGTGACTTGGCCAGAAACAGTCAGTCAGagtcagaaacaaaactgaagcagGCTCTCCTGCATTGCCACTTTGCAATCTTACTCCCAGTCCAGCAAAACTTTCCTGCCATCAGACCACCTACCAACAGCacttcccaggagctgctggtccTTGGGAGGCACTTCAAAggaggcttttttctttttctgtttcatttgaacGTGAATTTTTCCTCagaactgaagaaaagcagaaggagcAAGACTCACCATTTAGATTCTGCAGCAGTTCCCTTTCAGAGAGGCATGACAGGGTGGCAGCAGATTAGGTTTCCAGGACTGGCACAGCCCACCAAAGTCTTTACACTCCCCTAAACATTTGCAGCTTGTAAATGAAACACTTGCATCTGGTAACGCTgcaaacccaaagcaaaaccTAGGGACAGGGAGCAGGTGGGCAACAGAAAGGTTTTCTCTGCACTTCAGTGGCGGCACTGAAGCTCCTAAAGGAAACCCAGAGCTGCCAGTATTTCACATTCCAGGTGGTGGTGCAGGTATTACACAAAGGCAACATCTGACAGTGCCACTGCTCAGGCCAGGCTGTAGATTCCAGTCTTATCTCCCAGGGGATCAGCCCACTAAGGATTTTCCAGAGTGCAGTCTACAGACAGATGAATGCTGCTTTAACTCCCCAGTCCACAGAGGAGGCAATATGCAGATCACAGTGAAAAAGGACTTTCTgaatcaaaaataaatctggctCACACTCAAAGGTTTTGGGAACTCATTTAGCAGGCTGTAGATGTAAAAGAAGATCACTTTTTGTTTCAGtatctgaattttaataaaataattaaaattaaaattaaaattaaaaaattttaaaattaaaattaaaaaattaaaattaaaattaaaatttaaaaaaaataatcctgaacACAACACAAGGTTTCCAGTGGAtgtgaaacaaaattttcagcaaaCCAGACCTCGTTCATTTCAGatcaaattaaaacattacCTCTGATACAAAACAAAAGACCCATTTCACTCCATCCATTACCAGCTGGGCATTTCCTAACCCTCCTTAGAACCACTCTCTGTTTTCTCCCAACAGAGGCTTGCGCTCAGCTCTCAAGACTTCTCACCCCTCCTGGTGAGCAGAAATGGGGGAGTGGAGTTTCCTGGGAGACTTCCTTGAGAAGGTCCACAAGCACTCCACAGTGGTGGGGAAAGTCTGGCTGACCGTGCTCTTCATCTTCCGGATGCTGGTGCTGGGAACAGCCGCCGAGTCCTCCTGGGGGGACGAGCAGTCGGACTTCATGTGCGACACCCAGCAGCCCGGCTGCGAGAACGTCTGCTACGACAAGGCCTTCCCCATCTCCCACGTCCGCTTTTGGGTCCTCCAGATCATCTTCGTCTCCACCCCGTCCCTGGTGTACATGGGCCATGCCATGCACACGGTGCGCatggaggagaagaggaagatgaaggagGCAGAAATAGAGGCCCGAGAGAACAAAAACGGTGGTGACACATACTACCAGCAGAAGTGCTCCGTGGCAGAGAAAGAGACTAAGCTGTCTGGCTGGGATGAAGCAGGAGGCCAAATCATACTCAGGGGCAGCCTGCTGAACACTTACGTCTACAGCATTTTGATTCGAACTGCCATGGAAGTGGCCTTCATCGTGGGGCAGTACGTCCTGTACGGGATCTTCCTGGAGACCCTGTACATCTGCCAGCGGGCACCATGCCCCCACCCCGTCAACTGCTACGTGTCCCGCCCCACCGAGAAGAACGTGTTCATCGTCTTCATGCTGGCCGTGGCCGTGCTCTCCCTCTTCCTCAGCCTGGCCGAGCTGTACCACTTGGGCTGGAAGAAAGCCAAGGAGAGGTGCTCCCGGTCCTACaaagccagccccagcacagcccccgGCAGGCTGGAGTCTGCCCCGCAGGCAGAGAGGGCACAGATGTACACCCCCCCGCCGGATTTTAACCAGTGCTTGTCCAGTCCCAACGGGAAGTTCATCAGCCCCTTCAGCAACAAGATGGCCTCCCAGCAGAACACCGCCAACTTCGCCACCGAGAGGGTCCACGgccaggaggatgctgctggggaagggccCTTCATTAAGTCCAGCTACGTGGAGAGTCCAGAGGCGGCCAGTGAATGTGCAGCACCTGCCTTCCCCGAGAACTACTTCAACGAGAAACGCCGGTTCAGCAAGGCCAGCCGTGCCAGCAGCAAGGCTAGGTCGGATGATTTGTCTGTGTGACCTGTCTCCAGCAGGGACGAGGAGAAGGAGCTGTCCCAGTGCTCAGTAAAACTTTGGCAAAGTGGACTCCAAACTCTCACCCCTAACCTCCCTGTCTTAATATCCTCTCTCCATCCTTTCCAAACAGCACCTCTAACAGCTCAaggcaggggcagccacaggcaCTGAAGAGAGACACCAATCTCGGGATATGAAGCCCTCAGCTATATTTTCACTATGGAACCCACAGGGATTAGAGACTCCCCACCCTTAGCCTGGTAGAGCACAGGCCAGCAGACTCCTACCCAGTGGGTATCCACTGTGACTCTGTATTCAACAGACTGACTGGACCTCTAAATCTTCTGTGGTCTCTATTCAACGTTTGCAACATCAGCTTGGCAGCTGTACTGAGCAGAAGCTTCTCTCACCTGCAGAAACACACCAGTCagctttctgaaagaaagaTTTTCTCATCTCCTTCATTTTGGCTCCTTATAATCCTCCCTTTCTCTACCTGAGCCCAGATATTTTATACCAGGTTACCTACACAATAAATCCTACTTGAATTTTTTGACACTGTGTATAGAACAACTCTTCCCCATAAATAAGGACATCTGTGGtccccagagcacagctgcctcaTGTCTAACATTGGAATCCCTTCCTCATTCCTAAGTCAGCGGCAGCAGACTGGCCCCAGGGAAATCACTTAGATGACCAGTTGATGAAGACTGGGAAAATTTCCCAATATACTTATGTCATTAATCCTAAGCAAGACATCCATTAACAGAAATAGAGACTCTCCAGTGAGAACAGATATCTCACGGGTATCATGTAGAAACAAAGTGGTTTTCCCCTTTTTGAAACCCATCTTTCAAGCAACATGAATTCTGCTGAAAGGGTGCTACCAGCTGCCCACTTGAGAGAAAAGCATCCTGTGTTTATCTGCAGAAGAGGTACGGCCTGTGTCTTCTCACCAACCTACCAAAATGCTTCAGCATCCCCCGCAAGCAGAAAGAGCCCTGCTCAGGTCCTGCACATCattcagctcctgcctgctctctcAAGCTTGCCAGCCAGCACAGGTCAAGTTATTTGTCCCCACAGCAAGTCTCTGCTCTGCCACCAGGCCATCCTCTCCACTCCATCCCTGGCACACACGGTGCTAGAGATCACCCATGGACCGGGTCTTTCCACCACTGTAACCTCTCAGAGCAACCACTGTGGCCCGAGGCTGCACTGTGAGTCTGGCGGGTGAGgtctgcaggcagctcccactCAAGATACATTTTCTCAGTGCAGAGCTGACATCCCTCTGGGAAAGATCTGCTAAACAGAGCCACGCTGCTCCCTGTTGTTTACCCTGCACTGCTCTTCCAGACACAGGCCACAGCTTCCCAACACTGGACTACACAAGCGAATGGCCTGGGACCAGCTGATGAGGGGACTGAGCCATTCCCTCTCTTAGGGCCACTGAAAGTGAATCCCTGCTCCTGATACACAGCTTTGGTACAGCTCCCTGTGCATTTAAATACACATTCACACTCAGACGGGGGAAACCATGTTTTTGTTTGtaagtttttatatatttgtattttttaatcctGAAAAGACCTGTGTGTTTTCCTTAACATGAGATTTTAGTCAGTCGTGTCTAGGTTTCTCCTAATAAAGTTCTAACTCCATCTCTCCTTGTGGATGTTTCTCCTCTCACATGGCTGAGGATGAGCTGCTAGCAGAGAACAGGCTGCCcaccagcctctgctgctcagagatCACAAAAATTCCCATTGCTCAGAGTGGCAGGAATGAGGGGAGGGCTTGGCCAGGGagataaataataaacataGGGAAATGATTTATTGACTGGATAACAGGAACacccccccagctcccctgcctgcctctgcaTTATCAAGGAAGGAGGAGCTGGTCAGGGAACAGAGCTTCCATCCTCTTGCAAACACTCCCTGCATATCCTTGCGTATCCTAAGACACCTCTGTACCCAGAGAGGACAGAGGTGATGTGAAGCCAACTCAGCAGGAAGAGGGAAGCAAAACCTGTCCCCCAGGCATCTGATTGATTGTCCATGCAGTAACCGAGCCCTGAAGTCCTTTCAAGAGGCAAGGCCTTGAGAGAATCCACTGCTAACCATCTCTGAAGTGTTCCTGTAGGTACTCAAATCTCTTAAGATGTATTTGCCCAGCccaaagaaattccttttcttccctcagctGCGTCCTTCCTCTGAAATTTATCATTTGCTCTCCTACTTTCCAGCTTTCACAGGCTCCCTCCTTCTGGCCTTGGATCCCCCTGTCCACCCAAAGGAAGTGCCCTTCTTCACTTTCTCCACATAATCTGCCATCCCATGGGATTCTGAAGGCTGGGAAACTGGAGATCAGTAAAGCACCAGGTCCCAGCAAGGAGCTTGAGAGGGGACATAAAGAATGAATCCAGAATTGAATGAGGACACTGGGACAAGGCCCTTTAACTGCATTAGAAACTACAGGCACCCTTTAAGATTAGGGAGCtgtggtttgggggttttcagCTCAGGAGTGAGGATGCCACCTGAGCAGTCACAGCCCCACAATGCAGCAAGAAGGCAGGACTGGTCCTGCAGACCCTGGGTTTTTAACTGGCATGAGTACAGCCCTGAGCAGGCCTGTCCCTTAGGGTGCCACCTTGCTGTGAGAGACAGGCAATGGGGAAGCCAGGAGCATTCCCTGGGGAACACTTGGCCACTGAGTGACATTAATGTTCAGTAAAGCCACTCAAGCACGAACACAGACCTTGTTTAACAAACAATTTGTGGTTTAAAACAAGCAATAGCCCAAACTTTAAAAGCTCTGAGCTACAGTTTCTGCTGGAGGGCAAGGTAGAGCTGAAAAAAGGGCACAAGGATCTCCTCTGTGTCTCAGAGCTCTGTGATCCAACCACGTTCAGGGGTGGGGTTTTGATGATCTTTGAGACCAGCGGAGAACAAccatcccagctctctctcATCCTAGAGACTGAATGTATCAAAGCAGATAACTTCCCTCTGCCACCCATTTCTTAATGCCTCCAAGGTTCTGTCTTCTAGGTATAACAAGTGGGGGATATTTGATGGATGGATGTTTGTACTAGCTGACAGGCCATAAACTTGTGATTCTTGGAACCCACTGTCAAGGCTGGCCAGGCTGTCACACCATGAAAGAAGCACATTTACTTCAGGCTGGCCTGTCCTTTCAGACAGATTTAGTATATATTGCTTTGCACCAGATGGATGGGTAGACAATCTTATAGTAGCAACTTGATTCAACATTACATATTAATTTCAGTCCCTGGGTAGGTATTCAATCTTTAAATGGCAGCATTACAAAGACAATGCtctgagagggagaaaagaggaaatgtgagagcttttcattctgttcttGCCCCTCTTTTCTCCAATTCTACCTGCTGGGACTGCTCAGGCTCTCAGAACTGTGAATTCTCCAACAATAGCTGGAACCAACATTTGACAGAAGTGCCAACCCCAGTAATCTCCTTGGTCAGCACACCTCAAACCATTTCCTTCTCTAGCTGGTGTCTGAAAGAGCCAGAAGTCACTTCTGATCTACAGCCTTGTGCTGATCAGCTGCTGAGCCTGAGATAGGAAGACAGAGAAACATGCTTCAACAAgcctttaaaacagaaatacttaaTCCTATAAAAGGAAAacctatatttaaaaatacatagaatGCCAAAACTAATAAAGTATTGAACTGAGACAAGGTCATGCCTCTGAGTTCTTCTCCACGAACAGCACAGTGGGACAGCTGAGCAGGCTAAGAGAAATCTGAGGGAGAAATTGAGGGAGAGACTTAAAAGTAATGGCTGATCTAGAGGACATGGGTGAAGTAAGTTGTTTCCTCTTTCAGAATATGTGGGCAAGACAATACTCAAGCAAATGCAATGCTGATAGTGTTTCAGAATGTTAGAAGGGAATAGGTAAGAAGATGACAGCCTGCACAATCCCCCTTCAAACACTTTTCCATGAACCATCACTGAGGCCAAGGAATTAGGAAGACCCAAACCCCAAAGAACAAAAGCACTGTGTGCTCACAGGAATGAGACCATGCTTGACTGGACTGTAAACGGGCAAAGTACAAAGAAGGCAGAAATTCACAACTCAAAAAGTCAGTGTAGCATACCAGAGAGCCTGACACACAGCAATGGCAGGTACTCCAGAGCAGCTTCCCTGCTGGCATTGCTGCCTCCTGGGAAGCCTGGGACTAACACAGCAcaagggagctgctgctcccaggggagctCCCTTGGGAGGCTCACAGCAGCCATGCAGCATGGACAGAAGGCTCTAAGTGCCCCTGAGAGAATCCAACACCTCCTCCCAGCAGGGGTGACAGGAGGGGATCCTCTACAGGGCTAATGAAGATTCTGCACATATTTGTGAATAAAGAACATTTCACTGGTTCGGGTTAGCAGCACCAGAGCTATGGATAGACTGAGAATGAGGGTGGAGAGTGGCAGCTCTATAAGATACACtttgtagggggaaaaaaactgtgaCTTTGAAGTGCAAAATTAATAGCTTTGCTTTTGCCTGAAGTGTTCGTTGCTTATATGGTCTAGATGATTAAAGATCTTTCTGGGGAGCTCGGGATTTGTAATACCATACATATATAACTTTGTCATGAAAATCTggtgacagaaaaagaaagaggatcAAATCAGCTTGTAAGACTCACTGTAGCCAAATAATGCAGAAATGCTCCATTTTTCCTCCAGTGAACATTGGTTCACATTTGTAAAAATGAATTTGCTGAGGCCACATTCACATACCACCACTGGTTTCCCACAGACATTTGAGCAATTGAGTTTGACGGGCAACAGAGTTCTCAGAAAGTAAATGTCAGTCAAGGAAAccaaattttaaattcatatgGGCCAATATCCACCCCAGAGGCAGCTCTGTAGAAGCTCTCTGTCCTCCAGCCCTCGGGAAGCACAAACAATATTGTGTAACCAATCTGGTGCTGTGTAGCCAATCACAAAGCAAACAACACACCTCCAGTGGAGACTTTATGCAATAAATACTCAccaaaagacattttaatgcatttagGTTAGTAATAGAAAACACCTAAGAGAACTGTGATGTACTGCCTGGTGGAAATGGTGGTTACaacaccaagcctgacagagttcatgAAGAGTCTGGTCTCAGGTAGATGGTGTGACTCCTGGTGTGTCCTGTGTGGGGCCACAAGATGGATTTGATGAgcctgatgggtcccttccaacccaacacattccatggttctgtgaaCACACTCCAGAACCAGCACAAAACCCTGTCCTCTAACATGCCAGGCTTCATAGCCAGCCCATTTACACAAACCCATTGGTCTCTGGGTGAATAAAAGCAATCATTCCACTTACGttggaaaaaaagtattccCTCTGGGCAAgtcagaaagcaaaacacagaaaagctgcaaTATTTACATATTCCTTCAAAATTATTCCCTGACTGAGGCTTGTAGGTCTGCTACATTAAGCCACTCTCTTCCCTAGAGGTGGCTACATTTTATTAGAAGATTAggcagtttttcctcttttcatttctgtgttatAAACTCTGTTTGGCTGGCACATGACAGGCAAGAAAAACAACCCCACTGCAGCATTTGCAGGAGCCAGACCAAGTCTGCTGCAGACCCCTGCTATTTTTTGAAAGGACGTCTCCACCTTCTGGGGCTGGATCACAGCAGGAAGCTGCTCAGGAATTACTCAGAATCGGGATTTGTGACTCACTTTTCGTCTGCAATGAGCTCCTCTTTACGATAAATTTGTTTTAGACAGGAAGGGGTAAAGCAGATGGGACCAAGCTAGGGGTCAAAATGAACTGGTAGGGACGCATGATAGAGTTAAATTTCATGCTCTTATTGGACATGAACATAATCTTAAGAAGGCATGTCAGTGATGGTCAGCCACATGACAATATAAAGAATGCAAAAGATACATCTGAAGATTTTCCTAGAAACTGGATATGGGTGTGTGGCCATGACATTTCTATCAACAGCCCCAGCAGAACCCAACACTCTCATATTCAGCTGCAAGCAGGGTTTCACTAGAAATCATGTTAACCACCAGCTCCTACCCTTAAAAGGAATCAGATTAGCAGCAAGAGGCAAGCCTGAGGTCAGAAACTTGCTGctatttgtttgggttttggagTAAATGCCGTGCCAGTTTTTCAGCCTGGGAACAAAGTTTGAGGTTGAAAAGTGCTTCTGACAGAACCAGCTTGATGCATGCCAGGCTACAGGCAAGACTTTTCAGAGACAAGTGTCCAAAATTAGACACTACAAAATCGTGTAGTCCagtgaaacaattttttctttcccaccttgcttttcttccacttcaGCCCAGGCTCAAGAAAGCACTGAGGTacaaacacacagcagaaatTACCATCATCTTTGCTGCATACTCacagaaaaatgcactttttttccaattcatattaatttttcacattaaattcaattcatttttttcaacCCTTGCAGGTCATGAGAACTCTCTTCTcacctgtttttttcctctgaaattaaGTTTTGGGTTACTTTTTCCCTCTGTGGCCTTGTATTTTCTTAGGATATAGTTACACTTTGCTCTCCCTATTTCTAGCTTCACGAGCTTCGTCTCTGACATTTCCAGAGAAATGCCAAATTTGAGGACTTTCTGAAAAGTTCATTAAAGTACTCAGTCCTAAATCAACAATAAAGACATGCATTAAATGAAAGAGAACTCTGAATAATCCTCACTGATTCCTGATGGACATCTCTGACCACTCAAACACATTACAGTGAGGTACCTGGGAGCTCCAAATCATCAAAGGATGATCTTTTCCTGCCCTAGTGCACACCTGGCACTCTCCAACACTCCTCCCACACCCCAAATCGGGGCTGCCAGGGGCATTTCTAAGCAAGCAGCAAGGCTGCAGAGCACATCCACCTCACAGCATCACACACCCACAGCATctcagacacacaaacacagacacagacaggcctggctgctctgtgcttccaTGCAGGGTCATCTCCCATGTCACCTCCAGCATCCCTGCCCCACAGACTGACCTGCAGTGGGAGTCTGCTTCTTGCTCTGTTTCACTTCCCAAGACAAAGGTGAGAGGGATTTTAATCCTGACATGGGAGTTCTTGCCAAAAGGAAAGTTTCTGACAGCTGACTGCTCTTCTAACAGAAGCACTCTATCAACGagaagtattattttaattaacaattGGAAAGTACAGTCTAGGGATGAGGTAATTTCTAATTATTGTGATGCGATTTCAAAAGGTCTACACCAGTACCAACAGAACTTACTGACCCCATCAGAAATTATTGGGTAAGGTCCTCTCCCCTACACTAAGCAAACAGCCAGACCAGTCAcccaaacattaaaatatacaaatctGTGAAAAATTCACTGTGGTTGATACACTGCAGCTCATAATGGCTATTTTTtgcccccagtgctgctgtttgtttcaAACCATTTAGCAATAGTCATTAGCTCCCCACTTCCAATTAGGGTAATTGAGAGTAAGAGAACAGGCAATCGAGTTTTTTAGTAAGGGAGACGTGCCCCCATCCTTTCTCTGACTCAGATGTTGACTCTGTTTACTTGCAGTCAGGCTTTACCAGgaatttttcctcaaaaatgcCAAATGCATCATGAAAAATGTTGTGCTGCCTCTTTCTTAAAATCTCATCATCAttggaaattttaaaacatatgtTTCTCCTCCCatatattctatttatttatgtggGAAGGATATTAATCTACAATACCAAGACTGTTGTGCTTCTGACTCTATTTTATAGCTGAAACCACAGATCCCGAAGCCCAAGAAAAACTCGTGTGTGTTAACAATCCTTAAAATTAATGCTAAAAAACATAGTCTTACAACAAAAACTATGTCAGCCATACCATTGTCTGGGATACTTCAAATTCTTCCTCTCCAGGAATCTCAGTCACCCGCATTAAATGACTCCCAATTGAGACATGAGAACTGGCAGCAGCATAAATACCCACGGAGCACTGGCTGGTACAGCTGACAGCCAGATGGGatcagaacagcagcaaaagatAACCCTGAGCCTGGACAAGCAGCTCAGGCACCAGCCTGGAAACTTGGAGAGAGTGCCCTCGGGTTCCTGCTCCAAGAAGTTTTATGTCTGACAACAGGCCAGCCATCTTTGGCTTTGCCTGCCTGAAATTCCCACCTGAAAAAATATAGTGGCCCCTGCCTCCCACTAAGGAGGTGCTGAGAGCCTACAGGAATGCCATGATCTGAGATAGGCAATAGATGTACAAGGGAACCAGAATTAAAAATCTTTGTGGCTTCAGAAAAACCGGCTACAGGGGAAGACAAATCAGGATAAAAGCTTAAACTCTGTGTCGTCAGCAACGCTGCCTGTGTACCCATGCAACGTGCACAAAAGCAGCCCAACTATTTCCATTCTGTAATAGCAGTGTTTTCATAACCATAAGGGTCTGGAGCTGTCAGAAAAGACCTGAAGGAAATGTTGTATCTGTCATTCAAACAGCTACTAATATAGTGGGAAAAACCAGCTGAGGTCTTGCATATACAAAGCCTTCTGCATGTACTTTTGCACCTCACAGCCTTCCTGGAGAGACAGGGAATAAGTGTTATTCCCATCTGCCGAAAGATAATCTGAATTTGAATGGCCTGCTGAATGCTGCATGAGAAATTACCCTGACTTTGATTTAGCTCAAGTTCCCAGTGCTCCCTCCACACTCCTCACTGAGCACCAGGACCCAGTTTCAAGTTCATTACCTTCGTGTTTTGAATTAGTGCCTACTGCCTGCATACAAATGTACTGTTTGCAGCCAACATTCCAACAGCTTTCCAAACCTGGAAAAACTCCCAGAAGAGGTGCAGCTCACTCCTAGCACTGTTACATGAGTCAGGTTCCTGTGTGCTGTTGCCTGCTTCGCCATGGActctcagcagcaccaggacacTCCATTAAATCTCCTCAAACACCATCTCTTCTGGATGAGAGGAATCATCAGGATGTGTGCAGGACTACACCAGGAAATGGTGCAGATTAACAACTGCAACCTGCTTTGCACTGTATGGATGGGAGACACCTCCAAAGTATGGACCAGAAAATTAACAAGGGATAACTATGTATCTCTTAAAATTATCAACTGCTGCTTTGTACTGGATTTCTCTGGCTGATAGCATTTCTCTTACTGATAGCACATAATAGCAAAACACATGTCctttatttatgaatatatataaaaatcatgGTATGTCTCATCTGTCTGCTAGTTCTTGATATGAGGAGCATTCAGTCTGTG
This genomic interval carries:
- the GJA5 gene encoding gap junction alpha-5 protein is translated as MGEWSFLGDFLEKVHKHSTVVGKVWLTVLFIFRMLVLGTAAESSWGDEQSDFMCDTQQPGCENVCYDKAFPISHVRFWVLQIIFVSTPSLVYMGHAMHTVRMEEKRKMKEAEIEARENKNGGDTYYQQKCSVAEKETKLSGWDEAGGQIILRGSLLNTYVYSILIRTAMEVAFIVGQYVLYGIFLETLYICQRAPCPHPVNCYVSRPTEKNVFIVFMLAVAVLSLFLSLAELYHLGWKKAKERCSRSYKASPSTAPGRLESAPQAERAQMYTPPPDFNQCLSSPNGKFISPFSNKMASQQNTANFATERVHGQEDAAGEGPFIKSSYVESPEAASECAAPAFPENYFNEKRRFSKASRASSKARSDDLSV